A region from the Brassica napus cultivar Da-Ae chromosome C8, Da-Ae, whole genome shotgun sequence genome encodes:
- the LOC106377017 gene encoding protein BONZAI 3-like → MGNCLTGDVAGGKQAIGGVQQMPTSTNNAGQNDAVDFFFRSRGQYPLFSQIELSLSASNLIDRDITSKSDPMAVMYLRKKDGNLEEVGRTEVILNSLNPNWIEKITVSFQFETVQTLVFHVFDVDTRYHNVPVKTLKLKEQDYLGEATCVLSEVMTKPNRSMTLNLHGNFGAGVSRKLGTLSVQAEETIASKTVVEMNLRSVNLDNKDLFSKSDPFLRISRLVENSIVVPVCRTEVVDNNLNPIWKPVCLTMQQFGSKDTPLLIECLDFNTSGNHELIGRTEKSVAELERLCQQREAINFVYPSTSHGRNKVLKGQLIVDRFVEKVQYSFLDYISSGFELNFMVAVDFTASNGDPRTPSSLHYNDPSGRLNSYQKAIVEVGEVIQFYDSDRRFPAWGFGGRTADGHVSHAFNLNEALYGDEVVGVEGIMSAYSSALANVALAGPTLFSHVVDKAAHTASQSLSQNSPKYFVLLIITDGVLTDMAGTIDALVRASDLPLSVLIVGVGNTDFTQMEILDADKGRRLESSTGRVATRDIVQFVPMKDVHSGQVSVVQALLEELPGQFLSYVRCRNINPVGAPAI, encoded by the exons ATGGGGAACTGTTTAACTGGAGATGTGGCTGGGGGCAAACAAGCCATCGGAGGGGTCCAGCAGATGCCCACATCGACCAACAATGCGGGGCAAAACGACGCCGTCGATTTCTTCTTCAGATCTCGTGGTCAATATCCTCTCTTCTCACAGATTGAG TTGTCTTTGTCGGCTTCAAACTTGATTGACCGTGACATCACATCAAAG AGTGACCCAATGGCTGTCATGTATTTGAGGAAGAAGGATGGGAACCTCGAGGAAGTTGGCCGTACTGAAGTCATACTCAATAGCTTGAATCCAAACTGGATTGAGAAGATAACAGTATCTTTTCAGTTCGAAACTGTTCAGACATTAGT cTTTCACGTGTTTGATGTCGATACCAGATATCACAATGTGCCAGTGAAG ACGTTAAAGCTGAAGGAGCAGGATTACTTGGGAGAAGCCACATGTGTTCTCTCCGAg GTTATGACCAAACCCAACCGGTCCATGACATTAAACCTTCACGGTAATTTCGGGGCTGGTGTGAGTAGAAAGTTGGGAACACTCTCCGTCCAAGCCGAAGAGACCATTGCTTCCAAAACCGTCGTCGAGATGAATCTTCGCTCTGTCAATTTGGATAACAAGGACTTGTTCTCTAAGAGT GATCCGTTTTTAAGAATCTCAAGGTTGGTTGAGAACAGTATAGTAGTTCCGGTATGTCGGACTGAGGTGGTTGACAACAACCTCAACCCAATTTGGAAGCCTGTATGCTTGACTATGCAACAATTTGGAAGCAAA GATACCCCATTGCTTATCGAGTGTTTAGATTTCAATACCAGTGGGAATCATGAGCTTATTGG GAGGACAGAGAAATCAGTAGCAGAATTAGAGAGACTTTGTCAACAAAGAGAGGCTATAAACTTTGTGTATCCATCTACAAGTCACGGTCGCAACAAG GTTCTGAAAGGACAGCTCATTGTGGATCGTTTTGTGGAGAAAGTTCAATACAGCTTTCTTGACTACATCTCCAGCGGATTTGAACTTAATTTCATGGTTGCAGTTGACTTCACTG CTTCAAATGGTGATCCTCGTACTCCAAGTTCTTTGCACTATAATGATCCATCAGGCAGATTAAACTCTTATCAGAAG GCTATAGTGGAAGTAGGAGAGGTCATCCAGTTTTATGATTCCGATAGGCGTTTTCCTGCTTGGGGTTTTGGAGGAAGAACAGCGGATGGTCACGTGTCACATGCTTTTAACTTGAATGAAGCTTTATATGGCGATGAG GTTGTCGGAGTTGAAGGAATCATGTCAGCTTATTCAAGTGCCCTTGCAAATGTTGCTCTAGCGGGACCAACTCTGTTCAGCCACGTGGTCGACAAGGCTGCTCACACCGCTTCACAGTCACTCTCACAAAACAGTCCCAAGTACTTTGTTCTCCTAATCATTACG GATGGAGTCTTGACAGACATGGCTGGTACAATAGATGCATTGGTGAGAGCTTCTGATCTCCCATTGTCAGTTCTCATCGTTGGTGTGGGAAACACAGACTTCACACAAATGGAG ATTCTTGATGCTGACAAAGGTCGCCGGTTAGAGAGTTCTACCGGTCGGGTGGCTACAAGGGACATTGTTCAGTTTGTGCCTATGAAAGATGTCCACA GTGGACAAGTGTCTGTGGTGCAAGCACTTCTAGAAGAACTTCCCGGCCAGTTTCTGAGCTATGTCCGCTGCAGAAATATCAATCCGGTCGGAGCTCCTGCTATTTGA
- the LOC106377014 gene encoding sugar transporter ESL1, giving the protein MTMSENQRNLEAGLLLNKNRNDINECRITAVVIFSTFVSVCGSFCFGCAAGYSSVSQTGITTDLGLSVAQYSMFGSLMTFGAMFGAIFSGKVSDLIGRKGTMWFAQVFCIAGWLAIAFAPDTVWLDAGRFSTGFAVGLFSYVIPVYIAEITPKHVRGAFVFSNQLMQSCGLSLYYVIGNFVHWRNLALIGLIPCVLQVVTLFFIPESPRLLGKWGREKECKASLQLLRGDEADVSEEANAIKETMVLFDQGPKSKIMDLFQRRYAPSLVIGVGLMLLQQLSGSSGVMFYVGSVFNKGGFPSDIGSMILAAIMIPKALLGLILVEKMGRRPLLLASTSGMCLCSLLLAFSFSFRSYGMLDELTPIFTCIGVVGFISAFAVGMGGLPWIIMSEIFPMNVKVSAGTIVTLANWSFSWIIAFAFNFMIEWNASGTFLIFFSICAAGIVFIYAMLPETKGRTLEDIQASLTDFLQ; this is encoded by the exons ATGACTATGTCGGAGAACCAAAGAAACCTTGAAGCAGGGTTGTTACTGAACAAGAACAGAAACGACATCAACGAGTGTCGTATCACTGCGGTTGTGATCTTCAGCACCTTTGTTTCTGTGTGTGGCTCTTTCTGCTTTGGTTGTGCG GCAGGTTATTCATCAGTTTCTCAAACAGGGATCACAACAGACTTAGGTCTCTCTGTTGCACAA TACTCCATGTTTGGGTCACTAATGACTTTTGGAGCCATGTTTGGTGCCATCTTTAGTGGGAAAGTCTCAGATCTCATTGGTAGAAAAGGG ACAATGTGGTTTGCTCAAGTTTTCTGCATAGCCGGTTGGCTTGCAATAGCATTTGCGCCGGACACAGTTTGGCTAGATGCTGGAAGGTTTTCCACTGGATTTGCAGTTGGTTTATTTAGCTACGtg ATACCAGTTTACATCGCAGAAATAACACCAAAACATGTCAGAGGAGCATTTGTATTTTCTAATCAG CTGATGCAAAGTTGTGGGCTGTCATTATACTACGTCATTGGAAACTTTGTTCATTGGCGTAATTTGGCTTTAATCG GTCTGATTCCATGTGTTTTGCAAGTTGTGACTTTGTTCTTCATTCCAGAGTCCCCTAGATTACTG GGAAAATGGGGACGTGAAAAAGAATGTAAAGCTTCATTGCAGCTTCTCCGTGGAGATGAAGCTGATGTCTCTGAAGAAGCCAACGCTATCAAA GAAACCATGGTGTTGTTTGATCAAGgaccaaaatctaaaattatgGATTTGTTCCAGAGGAGATATGCTCCATCTCTTGTT ATTGGTGTGGGGCTAATGCTTCTGCAACAGCTCTCTGGAAGCTCAGGGGTTATGTTCTATGTCGGTAGCGTATTTAATAAAGGAG GATTTCCAAGCGACATTGGCTCAATGATTCTTGCAGCGATCATG ATACCAAAAGCTTTATTGGGTCTGATTTTGGTTGAGAAAATGGGACGAAGGCCTCTTCTACTG GCCTCTACTAGTGGAATGTGCCTTTGCAGCTTGCTCCTCGCATTTTCCTTCAGCTTTCGG TCATATGGCATGCTGGATGAGCTTACTCCTATTTTTACATGCATCGGTGTAGTG GGCTTCATCTCTGCATTTGCCGTAGGCATGGGAGGCTTACCGTGGATCATCATGTCTGAG ATTTTCCCAATGAATGTTAAAGTTTCAGCTGGGACTATTGTTACCTTAGCCAACTGGTCCTTTAGTTGGATTATAGCTTTCGCCTTCAATTTCATGATAGAATGGAACGCATCAG GAACGTTCTTGATCTTCTTTAGTATCTGCGCTGCGggtatagtctttatttatgcaATGTTACCCGAAACCAAAGGAAGAACATTAGAAGATATACAAGCTTCTCTTACAGATTTTCTACAATGA
- the LOC106374917 gene encoding probable histone H2AXb: MSKAAASGTSKGGRGKGKATKYVSRSSKAGLQFPVGRIARFLKAGKYADRVGSGAPVYLAAVLEYLAAEVLEVAGNAARHNKKTRIIPRHIQLAVRNDEELSNLLGSVTIASGGVLPHILPNLLPAKVGKNKGDVGSASQEF, from the exons ATGAGTAAAGCCGCAGCAAGCGGCACTAGCAAAGGTGGAAgaggaaagggaaaggccaccAAGTACGTCTCACGCTCGTCAAAGGCCGGTCTTCAGTTCCCCGTTGGAAGAATCGCCAGGTTCCTCAAGGCAGGTAAATACGCCGACCGTGTTGGTTCTGGAGCTCCTGTCTATCTCGCAGCCGTTCTAGAGTACCTCGCCGCCGAG GTGTTGGAGGTAGCTGGAAACGCAGCAAGGCATAACAAGAAGACTCGTATTATACCGAGACACATTCAGCTTGCGGTGAGGAACGATGAGGAGTTGAGTAATCTTCTGGGATCTGTTACGATAGCTAGTGGTGGAGTTTTGCCACACATTCTTCCCAACCTTTTGCCTGCCAAGGTTGGAAAGAACAAAGGAGATGTTGGTTCTGCTTCTCAAGAGTTCTGA
- the LOC106377015 gene encoding E4 SUMO-protein ligase PIAL1: MVIPPSSRLNNRIEVDSKEFHAYCFSLANRIDDAIGKDEVPADAQDLAITLDHVCQHRCNAQTRAVIMTLMISVKTACRLGWFPQRESQHLLGLVDSMLEGFTSSEDVASSVNSPISLIPQVMERFYPFLKLGDILVSSEATAESNILMKDFHISEKMLQHSPQAKVGLFVFRTEDISKSSCLIHPQEVSFLLNGKGVEKRYIALMEPGPQCPTDVTSLLNLGANLLQTVGCFGGSYFIVIALLDDIPLPVNPSLTDYSEVIVSNSDCDVIEGPSRISLSCPISRTRITLPVKGRVCKHLQCFDYWNYVEINTMIPSWRCPHCNQPVCYTDIRLDQKMIKILEKVGRYATDVVISADGSWKVLTEDNKNVEAVPEATQGDPNSFQKLTPTVLDLTNDENEMETSVGTQFNELKPCLPEIHNTHTPVMGYPILNQSSASVHSLPQLPQTFNVFNGQQRFTNFPQVVNRQDSAAREASYPQDRLATNTSCFHIPMPTTQSSQFQGSHVTPLGHSLGRASGYNHIYDNGITQPQLAHMPPPLHHQYAMQNQRLHTRWSRSPSPAQERPIPSGITHHQRLFANYGGTSYQRLMQRPVQRLNPVVAGQQFPSRELTNMNRMRGSLTPGSTGYEHMIIQPTRPVHAPAQTLSQPQPTAYNYIPAQAQVQTLPPPQPTANYNLADEIQAFLAHPSYPNGNTGTQAGTGSLPVEGVGPPGLFWSMPPEAW; encoded by the exons ATGGTGATTCCTCCGAGTTCTAg GTTAAACAATCGGATTGAGGTAGACAGCAAGGAGTTTCACGCTTACTGCTTCTCTCTCGCTAA TCGAATCGATGATGCTATTGGGAAGGATGAAGTTCCTGCAGACGCTCAAGACCTGGCTATAACCCTCGATCAC GTGTGTCAACATAGATGTAATGCTCAAACGAGGGCAGTGATAATGACGCTGATGATCTCAGTCAAG ACTGCTTGTCGGCTTGGATGGTTCCCGCAGAGAGAGTCTCAACACCTGTTGGGTCTCGTGGACTCG ATGTTGGAGGGTTTCACTAGTTCTGAAGACGTTGCCTCTAGTGTCAATAGTCCCATCAGTCTAATTCCACAGGTCATGGAGAG GTTCTATCCGTTTTTGAAGCTGGGGGATATTCTTGTTTCTTCTGAGGCCAcg GCGGAATCAAACATATTGATGAAGGACTTCCACATTTCAGAGAAGATGCTGCAACATTCTCCCCAAGCGAAAGTA GGATTATTTGTTTTCCGGACAGAGGACATAAGCAAATCTAGTTGTCTCATACATCCACAGGAAGTCAG CTTTTTATTGAATGGAAAGGGCGTTGAAAAGAGATATATTGCCTTAATG gagcCTGGGCCGCAGTGTCCAACAGATGTTACTTCCCTGCTCAACCTTGGCGCAAATCTTCTGCAAACCGTTGGCTGCTTTGGAG GTAGTTACTTTATTGTTATTGCCTTACTGGATGACATACCACTCCCTGTGAATCCATCGCTGACAGATTATTCTGAAGTCATTGTATCAAATTCAG ATTGTGACGTAATCGAGGGACCATCAAGGATATCTCTCAGTTGTCCTATCAG CCGCACGCGTATCACGCTACCTGTGAAGGGTCGTGTCTGCAAACATCTTCAG TGTTTTGATTACTGGAACTATGTGGAAATAAACACGATGATACCATCATGGCGCTGCCCTCATTGCAATCAGCCTGTCTGCTATACTGACATTCGTTTAGATCAAAAGATGATAAAG ATTCTAGAAAAGGTGGGACGTTATGCGACCGATGTGGTTATCTCCGCTGATGGATCATGGAAGGTTTTAACGGAGGACAATAAGAATGTGGAAGCTGTGCCAGAAGCCACTCAGGGAGACCCAAATAGCTTCCAGAAGTTAACGCCAACTGTTTTGGATCTTACCAATGATGAGAATGAAATGGAAACATCCGTTGGCACTCAGTTCAACGAACTGAAGCCTTGTCTTCCCGAGATTCACAACACACATACGCCTGTGATGGGTTATCCTATACTCAACCAGTCTTCTGCTTCAGTCCACTCGCTGCCACAGTTACCACAaacttttaatgtttttaatggTCAGCAACGGTTCACGAACTTTCCGCAAGTAGTAAACAGACAAGACTCAGCAGCAAGAGAAGCCTCATATCCACAAGATAGATTAGCTACTAATACATCTTGCTTCCACATACCAATGCCTACTACTCAGTCTTCTCAGTTTCAAGGGTCACATGTTACGCCCCTTGGACATTCTCTAGGAAGAGCCTCTGGATATAACCACATCTATGATAATGGCATAACTCAACCTCAGTTAGCGCACATGCCTCCTCCTTTGCATCACCAATATGCAATGCAG AACCAGAGGCTTCACACAAGGTGGTCCAGGAGCCCGTCCCCTGCGCAGGAAAGACCGATCCCATCTGGCATTACACATCACCAGAGGTTATTTGCCAACTATGGAGGGACCTCTTACCAGAGACTCATGCAAAGACCTGTTCAAAGATTGAATCCTGTTGTCGCAGGGCAACAGTTCCCATCGCGTGAACTCACGAATATGAACAGAATGCGAGGCAGCCTAACTCCCGGTTCCACGGGGTATGAACACATGATCATTCAACCTACCAGGCCGGTTCATGCACCAGCTCAAACACTTTCTCAGCCTCAGCCAACAGCTTACAATTATATCCCGGCGCAGGCTCAAGTTCAGACACTTCCTCCGCCTCAACCAACAGCTAACTATAATTTAGCTGATGAAATTCAAGCATTCTTGGCGCATCCAAGCTATCCAAACGGCAACACTGGAACGCAAGCTGGGACCGGTTCACTACCTGTGGAGGGAGTTGGGCCACCAGGGCTGTTTTGGTCAATGCCTCCTGAGGCATGGTGA
- the LOC106374918 gene encoding uncharacterized protein LOC106374918, translating into MLKQVVGIGKAIYGSNRAKLRPFLCQTSCGFHNGRTVLAPRSFFGVEDYVDDDTSRPYTYQKEKKSKNPDKHVSFKQRTVAYMEPFTLDVFISKRFVSASLTHRVTCKQVAVAGTNSKDVKAVLRSRCDIPACMSIGRILSERAKEADVYTASYTPRDQDKFEGKIRAVVQSLIDNGIDVKIYLD; encoded by the exons ATGTTGAAGCAAGTGGTTGGCATAGGTAAAGCAATTTATGGAAGTAACAGAGCAAAGCTTAGACCTTTCTTGTGCCAAACCAGTTGTGGATTTCACAATGGGCGG ACGGTTCTTGCGCCGAGAAGCTTCTTTGGCGTAGAAGACTACGTGGACGACGACACAAGCCGTCCCTACACATACCAAAAGgagaaaaaatcgaaaaacccaGACAAACACGTCTCCTTCAAGCAACGGACCGTCGCCTACATGGAGCCCTTCACGCTCGACGTCTTCATCTCAAAACGTTTCGTCTCGGCATCCCTCACCCACCGCGTCACGTGCAAGCAAGTCGCGGTCGCGGGAACGAACTCAAAAGACGTGAAGGCGGTTTTGAGGTCGAGATGCGATATCCCTGCGTGCATGTCCATAGGGAGGATCTTGTCCGAGCGTGCGAAAGAGGCTGATGTGTACACAGCTTCTTACACGCCAAGAGACCAAGACAAGTTCGAAGGGAAGATCAGAGCTGTTGTCCAGTCCCTTATTGATAACGGGATCGATGTCAAAATCTATCTGGATTAG
- the LOC106377012 gene encoding cation/calcium exchanger 5 — MELISSSTITNSALCLTLISTLTFFLLLLHTPPTPTHPHRSLLSASSPPDNAYLSLHFCVFNQNLLLTIPSLSLLVLLHFYILITTAQAHFSVVTTKLADRLSLSPSMAAVTLLALGNGAPDVFASAAALRGGQYRTGFGAILSAGTFVSAFVVGFVAIHAAPFQVDAASFVRDVMFYLVGASFLFYVYLSGEIFVWQAVGFVGFYVFFVGFVFWMDFGSGGVEKGKVVISEEEKDFLRVEIGGVGVGVGESFKAEKEHRFSRVLRLYGKISRMWETPVSVLLLLTIPKTSPSEWSRFYRSANIVFCPLALLYACNSFVPLNHPISFLFPNTHLPLWLVVLFMTSSLAFLHFTIEKQPPKTEQMPVIILAFVMSVFWISTIAGELLNCLAALGTLLELPPALLGLTVLAWGNSVGDLVADVAVAKAGRPAMAMAGCFAGPMFNMLVGLGTALVMQTANVYPNAYELGFHVGIVIAFVFLLLSLMGSLLVITWSRFRVPRFWGVCLVGLYVVFTFVSLIIATFST, encoded by the exons ATGGAACTAATCTCATCTTCAACAATCACAAACTCAGCTCTATGCTTAACCCTAATCTCCACCCTcaccttcttcctcctcctcctccacacTCCACCCACTCCCACTCACCCTCATCGCTCTCTCCTCTCCGCCTCCTCTCCTCCCGATAATGCCTACCTCTCCCTCCACTTCTGCGTCTTCAACCAAAACCTCCTCCTCACCATCCCCTCCCTCTCCCTCCTCGTCCTCCTCCACTTCTACATCCTCATCACCACCGCGCAGGCCCACTTCTCAGTCGTCACCACCAAGCTCGCCGACCGACTCAGCCTCTCCCCCAGCATGGCCGCCGTCACTCTCCTCGCCCTGGGCAACGGCGCCCCCGACGTGTTCGCCTCCGCCGCCGCCCTCCGCGGCGGACAGTACCGGACGGGGTTCGGGGCGATCCTGTCGGCGGGAACCTTCGTCTCGGCTTTCGTGGTCGGGTTCGTTGCGATCCACGCGGCGCCGTTTCAGGTCGATGCGGCGTCGTTTGTGAGGGATGTGATGTTTTATTTGGTGGGGGCGAGTTTCTTGTTCTATGTGTATTTGAGTGGGGAGATATTCGTGTGGCAGGCGGTTGGGTTCGTTgggttttatgttttctttgttgGGTTTGTGTTTTGGATGGATTTTGGGAGTGGTGGTGTTGAGAAAGGGAAGGTTGTTATCAGTGAGGAGGAGAAGGACTTTTTGAGAGTTGAGATTGGTGGTGTTGGTGTTGGTGTTGGTGAGAGCTTTAAAGCTGAGAAAGAGCATCGATTTTCCCGAGTTTTGAGGCTTTATGGGAAG ATATCAAGAATGTGGGAGACTCCTGTGTCAGTTCTTTTGTTGCTTACGATCCCAAAAACGTCTCCTTCTGAATGGTCCAGGTTCTACCGATCTGCCAACATTGTCTTCTGCCCTCTTGCCCTTCTGTACGCTTGCAACTCATTTGTACCACTAAACCATCCAATCTCATTCCTCTTCCCAAACACCCATCTCCCACTCTGGCTCGTCGTTCTCTTCATGACGTCTTCCCTCGCTTTCCTTCACTTCACAATCGAAAAACAACCTCCCAAAACCGAGCAAATGCCAGTCATCATCTTAGCTTTCGTAATGAGCGTTTTCTGGATATCAACCATCGCGGGTGAGCTCCTCAACTGCTTGGCTGCGCTTGGAACCCTCCTTGAACTGCCTCCGGCGCTCCTCGGCCTAACCGTTCTCGCTTGGGGAAACTCTGTCGGCGACCTTGTTGCTGACGTTGCAGTTGCAAAGGCGGGTCGACCAGCGATGGCCATGGCCGGTTGCTTTGCTGGTCCAATGTTTAATATGCTTGTTGGACTTGGAACAGCCTTGGTGATGCAGACGGCTAATGTGTATCCAAACGCTTATGAACTTGGATTCCATGTTGGTATTGTGATCGCTTTCGTCTTCTTGTTGCTTAGTCTAATGGGATCACTGTTGGTTATAACCTGGTCTAGATTCCGAGTTCCGAGATTCTGGGGGGTCTGTCTTGTAGGACTTTATGTAGTCTTCACGTTTGTTAGTTTGATCATCGCCACGTTTTCAACCTGA
- the LOC106377013 gene encoding sugar transporter ERD6, producing MERQKSMEKGLLRKSLSIRERKFPNEEAFLETGLSRKSPREITKKAQNDDGECRVTATVFFSTFVAVSGSFCTGCGAGFSSGAQSGITKDLSLSVAEYSMFGSILTLGGLIGAIFSGKVADVLGRKRTMLFCEAFCVTGWLAVALAQDALWLDCGRLLLGIGVGLFSYVIPVYIAEIAPKHVRGSFVFANQLMQNCGIALFFIIGNFLPWRLLAIVGFVPCVLHVFCLFFIPESPRWLAKKGRDKECRSALQRLRGSDVDISREANTIRDTIEMSEVDGESRMSELFQRRYAYPLLIGVGLMFLQQLSGSSGVTYYASSLFNKGGFPSAIGTSVIATIMVPKAMLGTIIVDKMGRRTLLMASCAAMGLSALLLSVSYGFESFGILPDLTPIFTCIGVLGHIVAFAMGMGGLPWIIMAEIFPMNVKVSAGTLVTVTNWLFGWIITYTFNFMLEWNASGMFFIFSMVSAFSIVFIYFLVPETKGRSLEEIQALFSNSVQ from the exons ATGGAGAGACAAAAAAGCATGGAGAAAGGGTTACTGAGGAAGAGCTTAAGCATACGTGAGAGAAAATTCCCAAACGAAGAAGCTTTTCTTGAAACCGGATTATCCAGAAAATCTCCCAGAGAAATTACCAAGAAAGCTCAAAACGACGATGGTGAATGTCGTGTTACTGCCACTGTTTTCTTTAGCACCTTTGTTGCCGTCTCTGGCTCCTTCTGCACCGgttgtggc GCTGGTTTCTCGTCGGGTGCGCAATCAGGGATTACCAAAGATTTATCTCTCTCTGTTGCAGAG TACTCAATGTTCGGTTCGATTTTGACACTAGGCGGATTGATTGGTGCAATATTCAGCGGTAAAGTCGCCGATGTCTTGGGAAGAAAGCGG ACGATGTTGTTTTGTGAAGCCTTCTGCGTCACAGGCTGGCTTGCTGTCGCATTGGCTCAG GATGCATTGTGGCTGGACTGTGGAAGATTGCTGCTTGGAATCGGCGTTGGTTTATTTAGCTACGTG ATTCCAGTCTATATAGCTGAAATTGCACCAAAACATGTCCGTGGATCATTTGTGTTCGCCAACCAA CTGATGCAAAATTGTGGCATTGCACTTTTCTTCATTATTGGCAATTTCCTGCCATGGCGATTATTAGCAATAGTCG GTTTTGTGCCTTGTGTGCTCCacgttttttgtttatttttcattccCGAGTCTCCAAGGTGGCTG GCGAAGAAAGGTCGTGATAAAGAATGCCGATCTGCTTTGCAACGTCTTAGAGGATCTGACGTAGACATTTCTCGTGAAGCAAACACAATTAGA GATACCATAGAAATGTCCGAAGTTGACGGTGAATCTCGAATGTCTGAATTGTTTCAGAGACGATATGCATATCCCTTACTT ATCGGAGTGGGCCTTATGTTTTTGCAACAATTAAGCGGGAGCTCAGGTGTAACATATTATGCCAGTAGCCTCTTCAACAAAGGAG GATTTCCAAGTGCTATTGGCACATCTGTGATAGCCACGATCATG GTTCCGAAAGCAATGTTGGGAACAATTATAGTCGATAAAATGGGGAGGAGAACACTTCTAATG GCTTCTTGTGCTGCAATGGGTTTAAGTGCGCTGCTCTTAAGTGTTTCCTATGGGTTCGAG TCATTTGGAATTCTCCCAGATCTCACTCCCATCTTTACTTGCATCGGTGTATTG GGTCACATTGTGGCATTTGCAATGGGAATGGGAGGACTACCGTGGATTATAATGGCTGAG ATATTTCCCATGAATGTGAAAGTGTCAGCTGGAACCTTAGTTACCGTGACTAATTGGTTATTTGGATGGATTATCACATATACTTTCAATTTCATGCTAGAGTGGAATGCATCAG gaatgttcttcatcttctcaatGGTCTCCGCCTTTTCGATTGTGTTTATATACTTTCTGGTACCGGAGACTAAAGGTCGATCACTTGAAGAAATACAAGCATTGTTCTCGAACTCTGTACAATAA